A genomic stretch from Mesoplodon densirostris isolate mMesDen1 chromosome 3, mMesDen1 primary haplotype, whole genome shotgun sequence includes:
- the CCL25 gene encoding C-C motif chemokine 25, which yields MNPWLLVCLVACFVGAWAPTVHAQGAFEDCCLAYHGPARRSMLRYAQSYHRQDVSGSCNLPAVIFFFPQKNKMVCGKPGARWVQIGMKILDARKKTQLKPHHGTRRNFQVPHSGVRKLSSGTSTLPLWKFSGPTRSSKRKTSLLTANPGQDS from the exons ATGAATCCGTGGCTCCTGGTCTGCCTGGTGGCCTGCTTCGTGGGTGCCTGGGCTCCCACTGTCCACGCTCAAG GTGCTTTTGAGGACTGCTGCCTGGCTTACCACGGCCCAGCAAGACGGTCCATGCTCCGGTACGCCCAGAGTTACCATCGCCAGGACGTGAGCGGGAGCTGCAACCTGCCTGCGGTGAT ATTCTTCTTCCCCCAGAAAAACAAGATGGTGTGTGGGAAGCCAGGGGCCAGGTGGGTGCAGATTGGGATGAAGATCCTGGATGCTCGGAAGAAGACTCAGTTAAAGCCCCACCACGGCACCCGGAGAAACTTCCAGG TCCCTCATTCTGGGGTGAGGAAGTTGAGCTCTGGAACCTCCACGCTACCATTGTGGAAGTTTAGCGGTCCCACCagaagcagcaagaggaaaaccTCTCTCCTGACAGCTAATCCAGGTCAGGACTCTTGA